The following are encoded in a window of Drosophila simulans strain w501 chromosome 3L, Prin_Dsim_3.1, whole genome shotgun sequence genomic DNA:
- the LOC6737198 gene encoding DNA topoisomerase 3-alpha isoform X2 codes for MAKTRIKMTPLRKSSSSKGIVLPINGAGGSVIAGAGAGGGGAGTGSGAVKSAVASSTTIELVESPNRHQAKKTSTGIMPMPQRSHSISSSASSDVLSINSDYEASLPLSALEDSQNGLNRLENGQAKKRKLYVITEKSDETKGQSLETNGQPKKRKMFVVVEQDKDVAGKKLMIMADKPQANLTQHLEKLLPELLNRIQDKEQKQIKPAPVVAKAKPVVNNPRPHITLPPKKNPTNFAKITSTPSSVPSSIQMPLPIQNTKILKSENSELTMNSEEIETNINLSPDFRFLMKILPKLEQLPEPHKQNVKRSIQIFVEKSYSIYGNKD; via the exons ATGGCCAAAACCCGCATCAAGATGACGCCGCTGCGCAAGTCCTCGTCCTCCAAGGGCATTGTGCTGCCCATTAATGGCGCTGGAGGTTCCGTCATTGCAGGAgccggagcaggaggaggaggtgcagGAACTGGGAGCGGTGCTGTCAAGTCGGCGgtggccagcagcaccaccattGAACTTGTTGAG AGCCCCAATAGACATCAGGCCAAGAAGACCAGCACCGGCATTATGCCCATGCCACAGCGTTCCCACTCCATTAGCTCCTCGGCCTCCAGCGATGTGCTGTCCATAAACTCCGACTACGAAGCCTCGTTACCACTATCAGCCTTAGAGGATTCCCAGAATGGACTGAACCGCTTGGAGAACGGTCAAGCCAAGAAGAGGAAACTGTACGTGATCACCGAAAAATCGGATGAGACGAAGGGTCAGAGTCTGGAGACAAATGGTCAGCCTAAGAAGCGTAAGATGTTCGTGGTTGTGGAGCAGGATAAGGATGTGGCGGGCAAGAAACTAATGATTATGGCCGACAAGCCGCAGGCCAATCTTACCCAGCATTTGGAGAAACTACTGCCCGAGCTATTGAATCGCATACAGGACAAAGAACAGAAGCAGATCAAACCAGCTCCAGTGGTGGCTAAAGCCAAGCCGGTAGTTAACAATCCCAGACCACATATAACATTGCCGCCCAAAAAGAATCCAACTAACTTTGCAAAGATCACGTCCACGCCAAGCTCAGTGCCTTCATCCATCCAGATGCCACTGCCAATTCAGAATACCAAGATCCTAAAGTCCGAGAATTCGGAGCTGACAATGAATTCGGAGGAGATCGAGACGAACATAAATCTATCGCCCGACTTCCGCTTCCTAATGAAAATCCTACCCAAGTTGGAACAGCTGCCCGAGCCGCACAAGCAGAACGTGAAGCGTTCCATCCAGATCTTCGTGGAGAAGAGCTACAGTATTTACGGCAACAAGGATTAG
- the LOC6737198 gene encoding DNA topoisomerase 3-alpha isoform X1: MTNMITTLRICQAVSLNPSANGPEPVLPSTSRICLMGCQDVKPNELRRFPVHDTDRCNHWLRHFGVSAKLVDQLGGLQKLRICSRHFSQRQEMAKTRIKMTPLRKSSSSKGIVLPINGAGGSVIAGAGAGGGGAGTGSGAVKSAVASSTTIELVESPNRHQAKKTSTGIMPMPQRSHSISSSASSDVLSINSDYEASLPLSALEDSQNGLNRLENGQAKKRKLYVITEKSDETKGQSLETNGQPKKRKMFVVVEQDKDVAGKKLMIMADKPQANLTQHLEKLLPELLNRIQDKEQKQIKPAPVVAKAKPVVNNPRPHITLPPKKNPTNFAKITSTPSSVPSSIQMPLPIQNTKILKSENSELTMNSEEIETNINLSPDFRFLMKILPKLEQLPEPHKQNVKRSIQIFVEKSYSIYGNKD, encoded by the exons ATGACCAATATGATAACCACTCTTCGGATTTGCCAGGCTGTGTCGCTAAATCCTAGCGCTAATGGGCCGGAACCAGTATTGCCATCTACCTCCAGGATTTGCCTGATGGGTTGCCAGGATGTGAAGCCCAATGAGCTGCGTCGTTTTCCAGTCCACGATACCGATCG CTGCAATCATTGGCTGCGTCACTTTGGAGTCAGCGCTAAACTGGTGGATCAACTCGGCGGCCTCCAAAAGCTGCGCATCTGCTCCAGACACTTTAGCCAACGCCAGGAGATGGCCAAAACCCGCATCAAGATGACGCCGCTGCGCAAGTCCTCGTCCTCCAAGGGCATTGTGCTGCCCATTAATGGCGCTGGAGGTTCCGTCATTGCAGGAgccggagcaggaggaggaggtgcagGAACTGGGAGCGGTGCTGTCAAGTCGGCGgtggccagcagcaccaccattGAACTTGTTGAG AGCCCCAATAGACATCAGGCCAAGAAGACCAGCACCGGCATTATGCCCATGCCACAGCGTTCCCACTCCATTAGCTCCTCGGCCTCCAGCGATGTGCTGTCCATAAACTCCGACTACGAAGCCTCGTTACCACTATCAGCCTTAGAGGATTCCCAGAATGGACTGAACCGCTTGGAGAACGGTCAAGCCAAGAAGAGGAAACTGTACGTGATCACCGAAAAATCGGATGAGACGAAGGGTCAGAGTCTGGAGACAAATGGTCAGCCTAAGAAGCGTAAGATGTTCGTGGTTGTGGAGCAGGATAAGGATGTGGCGGGCAAGAAACTAATGATTATGGCCGACAAGCCGCAGGCCAATCTTACCCAGCATTTGGAGAAACTACTGCCCGAGCTATTGAATCGCATACAGGACAAAGAACAGAAGCAGATCAAACCAGCTCCAGTGGTGGCTAAAGCCAAGCCGGTAGTTAACAATCCCAGACCACATATAACATTGCCGCCCAAAAAGAATCCAACTAACTTTGCAAAGATCACGTCCACGCCAAGCTCAGTGCCTTCATCCATCCAGATGCCACTGCCAATTCAGAATACCAAGATCCTAAAGTCCGAGAATTCGGAGCTGACAATGAATTCGGAGGAGATCGAGACGAACATAAATCTATCGCCCGACTTCCGCTTCCTAATGAAAATCCTACCCAAGTTGGAACAGCTGCCCGAGCCGCACAAGCAGAACGTGAAGCGTTCCATCCAGATCTTCGTGGAGAAGAGCTACAGTATTTACGGCAACAAGGATTAG